The Amblyomma americanum isolate KBUSLIRL-KWMA chromosome 3, ASM5285725v1, whole genome shotgun sequence genome window below encodes:
- the LOC144123466 gene encoding uncharacterized protein LOC144123466, producing the protein MHHEMRRKTTKAIGVPPMVKALSKPSTSPTRSMAANNSLAKPNTGNNDAAVLSVTTTTASAGCVRLRGAGTKAVPSAPSSIPAPLPEKARLEDHKRPQCHFAWPVWVRVVAKTEVIALVIEVAYIVALKMEFPEAMVTVLLAALLTFITAIVVLFLATLTERSRAMLNTIILSQQKRRSLEAEQIFPHKSDFASLVPSGAGASCEWIAV; encoded by the coding sequence TGCCGCCCATGGTGAAGGCCCTTTCTAAGCCATCGACGTCGCCAACCCGCTCTATGGCCGCCAACAACAGCCTAGCCAAGCCGAACACTGGAAACAACGACGCGGCCGTCCTCAGCGTCACGACAACGACCGCAAGCGCTGGCTGCGTTCGACTGCGTGGTGCGGGGACCAAAGCCGTGCCGTCGGCGCCTTCGTCAATCCCGGCCCCGTTGCCGGAAAAGGCGCGCCTGGAAGATCACAAGCGCCCTCAATGCCATTTCGCATGGCCAGTATGGGTGCGTGTGGTGGCGAAGACCGAGGTCATAGCACTAGTCATCGAGGTGGCCTACATCGTCGCTCTCAAGATGGAGTTTCCAGAGGCCATGGTCACCGTGCTGCTCGCCGCGCTCCTCACGTTCATCACTGCCATCGTGGTCCTGTTCCTCGCcaccttgaccgagcggtccCGTGCCATGCTCAATACCATCATCCTGTCGCAGCAGAAAAGAAGGTCGCTTGAAGCCGAGCAGATTTTTCCGCACAAAAGCGACTTTGCATCTTTAGTGCCGTCTGGTGCAGGCGCTAGCTGTGAATGGATCGCCGTGTGA